The genome window GAGCGGACGGCCGACCGCGCTCACCACCTCGACCTGCTCGACCGGCCAGCCGAGCCGGGCGCAGGCGAGCGAAACCGAGGAGACGTGCGGCAGCACCCGGACCTGGTCGGCGCCGAGCAGCCGGACCAGGGTCGAGCCGATGCCGTAGAACATGGGGTCGCCGCTGGCGAGCACGCACACCTCGCGGCCCGCGAACGACTCGAGGAGCGGTTCCAGGTTGGGCAGCAGCGGCGAGGGCAGCACCACCCGCGACGGCGTCCCGGCGGACCGCGGCGATCCCCCGCCGGACGGCTCAGGGTCCGGATCCGGGACCGGGTCGGGGACGAGGTCGAGCTGCCTGCGGCTGCCGAGGAGCACATCGGCGGCGGCGATCGCCCGACGGGAGGCGGGGGCCAGCCCGTCCCAGCCGTCTGCGCCGATGCCGACGACGGTGATCATACAGTGCCGAGGACACGGGTGACCTGAATCTCCAGGACCACCCGGTCCGGGTTGGGCCGGGGCTCACGGTACCGGGCCGCATACCGCCGCTCGGCGTCGGCGACCTCCTCGCGGCCGGTGCGGATGGTGGCGACCCCCACGAGCGTCGACCAGCGCCGCCCGTCCACCTGGCAGAGCGCCACGTTCGGCGCGCCCGCGGCGATCAGCCGGGCCTTGTGCGACCGGCGCGAGGTGATCACCCGGACGATGCCGTTCTCCAGGTCGAGCGTCGCGCCGACCGGCACCACGTGCGGGGTGCCGTCCGGGCGCACCGTGGTGAGGGTGCACAGGTGCCGTTCACGCCAGAACTCGGCGAAGTCCGTGCCTCGCTCGGACAGGTTCACGTGCCTCCTCGCCCGCGCGTCCTTTCCGGGCCCGTCCCCGACGGCCCGGCTAACCTGATCAGACGCTTCCACATCGTACAAAATCGTGGCATGGCAGACTCGTGGTCGTGAAGCGGCTTCTCATCATCGGCATCGGCGCGGGCGACCCCGACCACCTCACCATCCAGGGCGCGAAGGCGATCGCGGCGGCCGACGTGTTCTTCCTCATCGACAAGGGCGAGGAGAAGGACGAGCTGGTACGGCTCCGCCGACGGCTGATCGAGGAACACGGCCGCCCGCCGTACCGGATCGTCGAGGGCCGCGACCCGGAGCGGGACCGCACCGCGGCCGCGTACGCCGAGGCGGTCGAGAACTGGCGGGCCCGGCGCGCCGAGCTCTACCGGCGCATGATCGAGGACGAGCTGCCGGACGGGCAGACCGGGGCCTTCCTCGTCTGGGGCGACCCGGGCGTGTACGACAGCACGCTGTCGATCCTCGGCCGGCTGCCCTACGACTACGAGGTGATCCCCGGCATCAGCGCGATCTCCGCGCTCACCGCCCGGCACCGCACCACGCTCACCCGGGTGGGCAGCCCTGTGCACATCACCACCGGCCGCCGCCTCGCCGAGCAGGGCCCCACCGCCGACGACATCCTCGTCATGCTCGACTCGCGGTGTGCCTTCGCCGAGCTGACCGACTACCACATCTACTGGGGCGCGTACCTGGGCACGCCGGACGAGATCCTCATCGAGGGCCCGGTCGCGGAGGTCGCCGACCGCATCCGCGAGGTCCGGTCCGAGGTGCGCGCCCGCAAGGGCTGGATCATGGACACCTATCTGCTCCGCCGCCCGCGCTAACCCGGCGCGCCGGTGCCGGGCCGGTTGCGCGGGAGGAGTCCCCGGTCGCCGACGCCCTCGCCCACGCCGACCAGACCACCGGCCCGGCCAGGACCGAGTCGGCATCTGGGAGCGGCCGACCGAGGCGCGGGCCCGCCACGGCCCGACGGCGCACGACCGGGCCCACCGGGTGGGCGAGCCGTACCTGCCGGCGGTGGCCGAACGGGTCGAGCGGCGGCCACGGCGGCGCCGGTCCTCGCCGTCATCCGGTGACGCCCGGAGGCATGTTCCGGACATCAGGCGCCGGGTAGCCACGCATATGCCGAGCCGGGTGCGCCACCGGGATGACGGGGATCACGGATGAGCGCTGGGCCGCAACTTGGCGATCTGGAGTGGCGTCAGCAGGAGCCGGGGAGACCGGACGAATGCGGTTTCGCGCGCTCCCGTGGTACCGGCTGGGTGACGCTGGAGGCTTTCGAGGGCTCCTGCCGCCGTCTTAACCCTGCTGTTCTTTGCTCGCCTCGATGATGGTGCGGTCTGCAGGGAGCCCTCGAGGAGCAGCAGGCCGGTGACGAAGGTCAAGCCTGGCTTCGCGCACACCTTGCTTTCGTGACTTTCCTCACGCGCCGGTCGCCCTGCCTGCACAGCCGGGCTTGCCCGCAGGAACCGGTCTGCTGGGCTCTGCCTGGGTCGATGGCTAGACGGGAAGATCACCCCCACGATTCCCACGCTCGGAATCTTGGCGGCTTCCTGGAGCCGGATGCCCCGGGGGGTTTGGGGCGGAGCTCCGATGCCCAGCATCCGCATGCTGTCCGATTGCTATTGCGCAACGGAGGTCTCGTGTGTCTCCTTGTGACGATGGTCTAAGCCACTCGGGTGGCAGATCCAGACTGGCACGATGCACGATGTGGCTGCGTGAGGTTGCGGTTGCTGTATGCATTGCTGGGCAGCAACCCTCGTCCGATGGCCAGCCCTTGTTATCCGGTGCCAAGTGACCCCGGACCGCAGGGCCGCCAGGCCCGAGGACCGGAAGCCGCGCGGCAGTCCATACACGACACGCAAGGCCGCACCAGCGACGGTCCCTGGCCGTCGGCGAGGCCGCTGGCCTTCCCACCACTTGCGCTAGCCCTACGCCACCCGGCTGCGGGAAGGCGGCGCAGATCCATGCCTTGCTCGGCCACGCCTCCCTGGAGACTACCCCCGCTCCTCCGCACCGGCACCGCCGACCAGGCCGCCGTGGTCGAACACGCGTCTTGGAGCAGTAGTAGCCCGAGAAGCACAGGTCGCGGTGACTTGCGCTGGGCGTCGCCTCCCAATCTGGATGACTCGCGCCGACCCACGGTCCCCCCCTCCCGCCCCCCACGCGCGCGCTGAACAGGATCGCCTGGGCAGAAGGTGGCAATCCGTCATGCCATCCCGGGCCAGCGACCGCGACCGCCGAGCAGCTGCGAACCTTCCTGGCCGTGGCTCGGCAACACCGGCTGTTCGCCTTCTTCCATCTCGCGGCCTACACGGGCGCTCGTCGCGGCGAACTGCTCAACCTCCGGTGGTCTGATGTCGACCTCGACGCCTGCGAGATCACCATCACCGGCTCGGCGGCCTTCATCGATGGGGAGCGCATCGAGGGGACAACCAAGACCGGGAGAACCCGCGTAGTGTCGATCGACGAAGGCACCGTCCGAGTGCTCAAAGAGCATCGGAGGCAGCAGGCGGCCGACAAGCTCCTTGCCGGGGAGCAGTGGCGCGGCACCGATGACCACGTGTTCACGACCGGATGGGGTGACCCGATCCACCCGGACACGGTGTCATCTCTCATGAGGCTTCTGATCAAGAGCTATAACAACCCGAAGGACGGCCCGAAGCCCGCCGAGCCCCTTCCGCGCGCACGGCTTCACGACCTCCGGCACATCCACGCGACCACGCTCCTCCTGGCCGGTGTTCCCGTGCATGTGGTCGCGGCCCGCCTCGGCCATGTCGACCCGTCCGTTACGCTCCGCGTCTACGCCCACGTCATCCGAGCGGCCGAAGCCTCAGCCGCCGAGATCTTCGCCAAGGCGATCGAGACGTAGTGGGAGCCACCCTTGTTAGCAAGGGTGTTAGCAAAGGGTCCGGATGATCTAGGAAGCACAAAGGCCCGCTTCCAGGTTTCCCCTGGTCACGGGCCTTTTCATAGATGCGCGGCCGAGAGGACTCGAACCCCTAACCTTCTGATCCGTAGCAAGATCACTGATGTCCACAGGTGTCTACGGCTGACATAAGCGCCTGCTCAGAAGAGGTGACCGGCCTCGGAGATTCCACAGTTGTCCATGGTCGTCCAGGGTTGTTGTTAGCACCTGCGTTAGCAAGATCAACAGATGGAGAGGCTCGGTTAGGCCGACCGGTTACCGTCGCCATTGGAGGATCTTCATCGCCTCGAGTACATCGGTGACGACATGGTCGGTCATCGCCGAACAGCATGACCACGGACCCCGGCGATTGGGCAAGGCCCGGCGTCCACCAGGAGTGACGAACGACCCAGCTAATGGTGCTCTGGAAGGACCCGAACCTCACGTTGCGATCCCTGCAGGGGTAATGAGCAAACCCGTGTACGCCCACGGGCGTGCGCGTGTGGCGGTGGGGGTTGCGGTAAAGCAGCCCTTGATCGATGGCCAGCCCTTGTTATCCGGTGCCAAGTGGACCCGGACCGCAGGGCCGCCAGGCCCGAGGACCGGAAGCCACGCGGCAGTTAACGAGCACCCTCTTTAGGAGAGCGGTGATCATATGGCCACCACCGGTGGCTTGAGCTGCGAAAACGCCCGTATGGGGCTGCGCTTCCCACAAGATCATTTCGCGAATGTCCCATGAGACGGGAGGCTGGAACCCTCCGTGCCAGCCTGTGGCGGGACAGCGAAACGGACGGTCCTGATAGCCGGATGACGGTGGTTGCGATTGCGAAATTTGTATGGCAAACGTTGTGGGCTGACCGCGGCGCTGTCTGCTGATGCCGACCATCGAGCACGCTGAACTGTGTGACTCGTATGCAATGCAGCGC of Thermobispora bispora DSM 43833 contains these proteins:
- the cobF gene encoding precorrin-6A synthase (deacetylating): MKRLLIIGIGAGDPDHLTIQGAKAIAAADVFFLIDKGEEKDELVRLRRRLIEEHGRPPYRIVEGRDPERDRTAAAYAEAVENWRARRAELYRRMIEDELPDGQTGAFLVWGDPGVYDSTLSILGRLPYDYEVIPGISAISALTARHRTTLTRVGSPVHITTGRRLAEQGPTADDILVMLDSRCAFAELTDYHIYWGAYLGTPDEILIEGPVAEVADRIREVRSEVRARKGWIMDTYLLRRPR
- a CDS encoding pyridoxamine 5'-phosphate oxidase family protein, with the protein product MNLSERGTDFAEFWRERHLCTLTTVRPDGTPHVVPVGATLDLENGIVRVITSRRSHKARLIAAGAPNVALCQVDGRRWSTLVGVATIRTGREEVADAERRYAARYREPRPNPDRVVLEIQVTRVLGTV
- a CDS encoding site-specific integrase; translation: MRTFLAVARQHRLFAFFHLAAYTGARRGELLNLRWSDVDLDACEITITGSAAFIDGERIEGTTKTGRTRVVSIDEGTVRVLKEHRRQQAADKLLAGEQWRGTDDHVFTTGWGDPIHPDTVSSLMRLLIKSYNNPKDGPKPAEPLPRARLHDLRHIHATTLLLAGVPVHVVAARLGHVDPSVTLRVYAHVIRAAEASAAEIFAKAIET